In Desulfofundulus kuznetsovii DSM 6115, the following are encoded in one genomic region:
- the minC gene encoding septum site-determining protein MinC codes for MVDDNTILIQRTLRSGQKIHYDGNIVIIGDVNPGAEVVATGNIIVMGAVRGVVHAGAGGNERAMVLAFRLEPTQLRIAGHITRPPDEQSLKPEQPEVARIKNGVVTIEIFNGERHG; via the coding sequence ATGGTAGATGATAACACGATTTTAATTCAGCGCACCTTGCGTTCCGGACAAAAGATCCATTACGACGGCAATATCGTCATTATTGGCGATGTTAACCCGGGGGCGGAGGTGGTGGCGACGGGCAACATCATTGTAATGGGGGCCGTACGGGGGGTTGTTCACGCCGGTGCCGGTGGAAACGAAAGGGCCATGGTGCTGGCCTTTCGCCTGGAGCCCACCCAGCTTCGCATTGCCGGTCACATTACGCGTCCCCCGGACGAGCAGAGCTTAAAACCCGAACAGCCTGAAGTGGCCCGGATAAAGAATGGTGTAGTGACGATCGAAATTTTTAATGGGGAACGCCACGGATGA
- a CDS encoding Rne/Rng family ribonuclease — MFKEIVINAGEEETRVAVLEDRVLVEMYIERSFQQRLVGNIFRGRVENVLPGMQAAFVDIGLDKNAFLYVEDALPPRGGNGFHHHGLGTSITDILKKGQDVIVQIVKEPIGTKGPRVTTHVTLPGRYVVLMPTMDYIGISRRIEQERERERLKELAARFKPEGMGLIVRTVAEGVGEEDIAQDVHMLTRLWHKILHRAGQGPVPNLIHRDLELIQRILRDVFTEDVDRLTVDSRSEYEKIMELLDVTSPKLKYKVFLEERENIFQDYGIEQEIERALKRKVWLKCGGYLVIDQAEALTVIDVNTGKYVGSTNLEDTVLKTNLDAAVEIARQLRLRNIGGIIIIDFIDMQQEGHRRQVLKVLEEEIKKDKTRTNILGITQLGLVEMTRKKVRPSLSEVLQRPCPYCEGRGKVLSEETVGIHFKNRIIELARRTSADTILVEAHPLVAARLIGSGGVNLRELEQKTGKNLYIRGSQGQHIESVSIRPLYNKEEVIAHTLPVKPGQVLEVKVEEPHISNTNDGIARIDGFILDIEGAGSLVGETVPVEVSKVYRTYARARLVK, encoded by the coding sequence TTGTTTAAGGAAATTGTCATTAATGCGGGAGAAGAGGAAACCCGGGTAGCGGTGCTGGAAGACCGGGTGCTGGTGGAAATGTATATTGAACGTTCATTCCAGCAGCGCCTGGTGGGTAATATTTTCCGCGGCCGGGTGGAAAATGTTCTGCCCGGTATGCAGGCGGCCTTTGTAGACATTGGTTTGGATAAGAACGCCTTTTTATATGTGGAGGACGCCCTGCCGCCCCGTGGAGGCAACGGTTTCCATCATCACGGACTGGGGACCAGCATTACCGATATACTAAAAAAGGGCCAGGATGTGATTGTCCAGATTGTTAAGGAACCGATTGGCACCAAAGGGCCGCGGGTGACCACCCACGTTACCCTGCCCGGGCGTTATGTGGTTCTAATGCCCACCATGGATTACATCGGTATTTCCCGGCGCATTGAACAGGAGCGGGAAAGGGAAAGATTAAAAGAGCTGGCCGCCCGCTTCAAACCTGAAGGCATGGGGTTAATCGTGCGTACGGTGGCCGAAGGGGTTGGAGAGGAAGACATAGCCCAGGACGTGCATATGCTTACCCGGCTCTGGCACAAGATCCTCCACCGGGCCGGTCAGGGACCGGTGCCCAACCTGATCCACCGGGATCTGGAGCTGATCCAGCGTATCCTGCGGGACGTTTTTACCGAGGATGTGGACCGCCTGACGGTGGATTCCCGCTCCGAGTATGAAAAAATCATGGAACTTCTGGACGTCACTTCTCCGAAGCTGAAATACAAGGTGTTTTTAGAAGAAAGGGAGAATATCTTCCAGGACTACGGCATTGAACAGGAAATAGAACGGGCGCTTAAGCGTAAAGTCTGGCTCAAGTGCGGCGGTTACCTGGTTATCGATCAGGCCGAGGCCTTAACCGTGATAGATGTAAACACGGGCAAGTATGTAGGTAGCACCAATCTGGAGGACACGGTGCTGAAAACCAACCTGGATGCGGCAGTGGAAATAGCCCGCCAGCTGCGCCTGCGCAATATAGGCGGGATCATCATTATCGACTTCATCGACATGCAGCAGGAAGGCCACCGGCGGCAGGTTCTAAAAGTCCTGGAAGAAGAGATTAAAAAGGACAAGACCAGGACCAACATCCTGGGCATCACCCAGTTAGGGCTGGTGGAAATGACCCGCAAGAAGGTCCGCCCCAGCCTGTCCGAGGTGTTGCAGCGCCCCTGCCCTTACTGTGAGGGGCGGGGTAAGGTGCTCTCAGAGGAAACGGTGGGCATTCATTTCAAGAACCGCATCATTGAACTGGCCCGGCGTACCAGCGCGGACACCATTCTGGTGGAGGCCCACCCCCTGGTGGCTGCCCGGCTAATTGGCAGCGGGGGTGTTAACCTGCGGGAATTGGAGCAGAAAACGGGCAAAAACCTGTACATCCGCGGTTCCCAGGGGCAGCATATAGAATCGGTAAGCATCCGGCCGCTCTACAATAAAGAAGAAGTTATTGCCCACACTTTGCCGGTCAAGCCCGGCCAGGTGCTGGAGGTGAAGGTGGAAGAACCCCATATCTCCAACACCAACGATGGGATTGCCCGCATTGACGGCTTTATCCTGGACATTGAAGGAGCCGGTTCCCTGGTGGGCGAAACGGTGCCTGTGGAGGTAAGCAAGGTCTACCGCACCTACGCCCGGGCCCGGCTGGTGAAGTAA
- the minD gene encoding septum site-determining protein MinD: MGEVIVVTSGKGGVGKTTTTANLGAGLAAHGHRVVLVDADIGLRNLDVVLGLENRIVYDITDVTGGHCRLRQALIKDKRFEGLFLLPAAQTKDKTAVSPDQMKALCEELKQEFDYVIIDCPAGIEQGFRNAIAGADKAIVVTTPEVAAVRDADRIIGLLEAAELRDPKLIINRIRPRMVRHGDMMSIEDIIDILAIDLLGVVPEDEAVVISTNRGEPVVQDERSRSGQAYRNIVRRIKGEPVPMMNLDEGGFMSRFLRRMIGLS; encoded by the coding sequence ATGGGTGAGGTCATCGTAGTTACTTCCGGCAAGGGAGGAGTTGGTAAAACCACCACCACGGCCAACCTGGGTGCAGGCCTGGCCGCTCACGGGCACCGGGTGGTACTGGTGGATGCCGATATCGGGCTGCGCAACCTGGACGTGGTCCTGGGGCTGGAAAACCGCATTGTTTACGATATAACCGATGTTACCGGCGGGCATTGCCGCCTGCGGCAGGCTTTGATCAAGGACAAGCGCTTCGAGGGGCTGTTCCTTTTGCCCGCCGCCCAGACCAAAGATAAAACGGCGGTCAGTCCGGATCAGATGAAGGCCCTGTGTGAGGAACTCAAACAGGAATTCGACTATGTGATTATTGACTGTCCGGCAGGGATTGAGCAGGGCTTTCGCAATGCCATTGCCGGGGCGGACAAGGCCATCGTGGTGACTACCCCCGAGGTAGCTGCCGTACGGGATGCGGACCGGATCATCGGTCTTCTTGAGGCGGCCGAACTGCGAGACCCCAAGTTGATTATCAACCGCATTCGCCCGCGCATGGTGCGCCACGGGGACATGATGAGCATAGAGGATATTATCGACATCCTGGCCATCGATCTTTTGGGAGTAGTGCCGGAAGACGAGGCGGTGGTAATCAGCACCAACCGGGGGGAACCCGTGGTCCAGGATGAGCGTTCCCGCTCGGGACAGGCTTACCGCAATATTGTCCGGCGGATTAAAGGTGAGCCGGTACCGATGATGAATCTGGACGAAGGCGGTTTTATGTCTCGCTTTTTACGGCGCATGATCGGTTTATCCTGA
- the rodA gene encoding rod shape-determining protein RodA has protein sequence MVSKRFVRSVDHILLLAAGMVVLFSLVAIGSATLEFTDESFSRLKNLFFAVKLLHLDYTYVTRQLAWIFAGILVMAAIMYIPYEDLCKHARGLYILNLIMLIAVIFLGREALGAQRWISIGPLSFQPSEFSKLIMIITFASFLSAREGRLNRLRDLLPCFVYVGIPTLLILKQPDLGTSLVFVAIMFGMLFLAGARPGLLLALIGAGLVLTVGLFVLHMYLHNADVDLEKQLLDLEQQKKAAVSETARQELQRKYQQVERDYREAHRRHESFHRHTLKEYQVTRLTVFLDPQSDLLGAGYHVWQSLIAIGSGGFLGKGLLGGTQSHLTFLPIRHTDFIFSVVGEEFGFLGAVVLLSLYLVLLYRGLKIASQARDLQGTLLAGGVVCMFAFHIFVNIGMTVGIMPVTGIPLPLFSYGGSNMIMNLAALGILLNVYMRRKKILF, from the coding sequence TTGGTTAGTAAGCGGTTTGTACGCAGTGTCGATCATATCCTCCTCCTGGCAGCCGGCATGGTGGTTCTCTTTAGTCTGGTGGCCATCGGCAGCGCCACCCTGGAATTTACCGACGAATCATTCAGCCGGTTGAAGAATCTTTTTTTTGCCGTAAAACTCCTGCACCTCGACTATACCTATGTCACGAGGCAACTGGCCTGGATTTTTGCCGGAATACTGGTTATGGCGGCCATCATGTATATACCCTACGAAGATCTTTGTAAACACGCCCGGGGGCTTTATATACTCAACTTGATCATGCTCATTGCGGTGATCTTTTTGGGACGGGAGGCCCTGGGGGCCCAGCGCTGGATTTCTATCGGTCCCTTGAGCTTTCAGCCTTCCGAGTTTTCCAAGCTGATCATGATCATCACCTTTGCCAGTTTTCTGTCCGCCCGGGAAGGCCGCTTAAACCGCCTGCGGGATCTCCTGCCCTGTTTCGTGTACGTGGGGATACCCACTCTTTTGATTTTGAAGCAGCCGGATCTGGGTACTTCCCTGGTGTTTGTGGCCATCATGTTCGGTATGCTCTTCCTGGCCGGAGCCAGGCCGGGTTTGCTCCTGGCCCTGATCGGCGCCGGCCTGGTCCTGACGGTTGGCCTGTTTGTCCTGCATATGTACCTGCATAATGCCGACGTTGACCTGGAAAAACAGCTGCTGGACCTGGAACAGCAAAAAAAGGCGGCCGTTTCCGAAACGGCCAGGCAGGAGCTCCAAAGAAAATATCAACAGGTGGAGAGGGATTACCGGGAAGCCCACCGCCGGCATGAGTCCTTTCACCGGCACACCCTCAAAGAATACCAGGTGACGCGGCTGACCGTTTTTTTAGATCCCCAGAGCGATTTGCTGGGGGCGGGCTACCATGTGTGGCAATCGCTCATTGCCATTGGCTCCGGGGGGTTCCTGGGCAAGGGGTTGCTGGGCGGCACCCAGAGTCACCTCACCTTTCTGCCCATCCGCCATACCGACTTTATTTTCTCGGTTGTAGGCGAGGAATTCGGGTTCCTGGGAGCGGTGGTGCTCCTGAGCCTGTACCTGGTCCTTTTATACCGGGGGTTGAAGATTGCTTCCCAGGCCAGGGACCTGCAGGGGACGCTGCTGGCCGGGGGAGTGGTTTGTATGTTTGCTTTTCATATTTTTGTCAATATTGGCATGACGGTCGGGATTATGCCGGTGACGGGTATCCCGCTGCCCCTTTTCAGTTACGGCGGCAGCAACATGATCATGAACCTGGCGGCGCTTGGGATTTTGCTGAACGTCTACATGAGGCGCAAGAAAATCCTGTTTTAG
- the minE gene encoding cell division topological specificity factor MinE: MLEFLNRVFGREAGGSKNVAKERLRLVLVHDRASVSPQLLQTLKTELIKVIEKYMDIDEEALEINLDSNETQVALVASIPVKGMKRVTRHLASGI; the protein is encoded by the coding sequence TTGCTGGAGTTTTTAAATCGCGTTTTTGGGCGGGAAGCCGGTGGGAGCAAAAATGTGGCCAAGGAGAGGTTGCGCCTGGTACTGGTGCACGACCGGGCCAGTGTTTCGCCCCAGCTGTTGCAAACCTTAAAGACGGAGTTAATCAAAGTTATTGAAAAATACATGGATATTGACGAGGAGGCACTGGAGATCAACCTGGACAGCAATGAAACTCAGGTGGCCCTGGTGGCCAGCATTCCGGTAAAGGGTATGAAACGGGTAACGAGGCACCTGGCGTCGGGTATTTAA
- a CDS encoding TIGR03936 family radical SAM-associated protein, producing MPRYRIEFRKEGPARFISHLDLVRTLERAMRRAGLPLAFSQGFNPHPRFSLGVPLPVGVKGEKEYLDLELVAALPVDEMLKRMNVQLPQGLKVTRVWRIPDDAPALMATLEKATYRVDVSLAREITQEDLQRSIDGLLEAPEIIISRRTGGNKEKVLDIRPGIYALSGRLEDGRVRLEMCLAVGNRGAVRPEEVVQVLARFGLPVKDEQLEVTRTGLYPAEPEISYGG from the coding sequence TTGCCCCGTTACCGGATTGAGTTTCGCAAAGAAGGCCCGGCCCGTTTCATCTCCCACCTGGACCTGGTGCGCACCCTTGAGCGGGCCATGCGCCGGGCCGGGCTGCCCCTGGCCTTCTCCCAGGGGTTCAACCCCCACCCCCGCTTCAGCCTGGGGGTGCCTTTACCAGTGGGAGTGAAGGGGGAAAAAGAGTATTTAGACCTGGAACTGGTGGCCGCGCTCCCGGTGGATGAAATGCTTAAGCGCATGAACGTTCAGCTTCCCCAGGGACTTAAGGTGACCCGGGTATGGCGCATTCCCGATGACGCGCCGGCACTGATGGCCACTCTTGAAAAAGCCACCTACCGGGTGGACGTATCCCTGGCACGGGAAATTACGCAGGAAGACCTGCAAAGAAGCATTGACGGGCTGCTGGAGGCCCCGGAAATCATTATTAGCCGCCGGACCGGGGGAAACAAGGAAAAGGTCCTGGATATCCGCCCGGGCATTTATGCCCTGTCCGGCCGGCTGGAAGATGGCCGCGTCAGGCTGGAGATGTGCCTTGCCGTGGGCAACCGTGGAGCCGTGCGCCCGGAAGAAGTGGTCCAGGTGCTGGCCAGATTCGGGCTTCCGGTTAAGGACGAGCAGCTCGAGGTGACCCGGACGGGTCTATATCCGGCGGAACCGGAAATATCCTATGGAGGTTAA
- the rplU gene encoding 50S ribosomal protein L21 — MYAIIATGGKQYRVREGDTLLVEKLAVEPGEVVEIDQVLAVEKDGELRVGSPVVEGAKVILKAVRHGRGPKIIVFKYKPKKNYRRKKGHRQPFTEVIVEKIEA, encoded by the coding sequence TTGTACGCCATAATTGCCACAGGCGGCAAGCAGTACCGCGTGCGTGAAGGGGACACCCTTCTGGTAGAAAAACTGGCGGTGGAGCCCGGTGAAGTGGTGGAAATCGACCAGGTGCTGGCCGTGGAAAAGGACGGGGAGCTCCGCGTGGGCAGCCCGGTGGTGGAGGGAGCAAAGGTAATTTTAAAAGCCGTGCGCCACGGCCGGGGTCCCAAGATTATCGTCTTTAAGTATAAGCCCAAGAAAAACTACCGCCGTAAAAAAGGACACAGGCAACCTTTTACCGAGGTTATCGTTGAAAAAATCGAAGCCTGA
- the rpmA gene encoding 50S ribosomal protein L27, with the protein MAHKKGVGSSRNGRDSNPKFLGVKRQDGQFVTAGSILVRQRGTRIHPGRNVGKGGDDTLFALVDGVVSFHRKGRNKKQVSVIPVAALQA; encoded by the coding sequence ATGGCGCATAAAAAAGGTGTTGGCAGCTCGCGTAACGGCCGGGATTCCAATCCCAAGTTTCTCGGCGTAAAACGTCAGGACGGTCAGTTTGTCACCGCCGGAAGCATTCTGGTACGGCAGCGGGGAACCCGCATTCACCCGGGGCGTAACGTAGGTAAAGGCGGCGACGATACCCTGTTTGCCCTGGTAGACGGTGTGGTTTCCTTCCATCGCAAAGGGCGCAATAAAAAGCAGGTTAGCGTGATTCCGGTGGCGGCATTGCAAGCTTAG
- a CDS encoding TIGR03960 family B12-binding radical SAM protein produces MFELEQVLHRVQKPARYVGGEWNAIYKDWDKTAVKVAFAFPDVYEVGMSHLGLQILYHVVNSREDALMERTFAPWVDMEREMRRRGIPLFTLESHRPVRDFDILAFTLQYEMTFTNILNMLNLAGIPLRSHQRGPEHPLVIAGGPCAFNPEPLAGFIDLFVIGEGEEVFHELLDLYLELGGHRADRRHFLRRAAGIAGIYVPSLYRVEYHADGTISAIEPAADGVPPKVIKRVIRNFDRAPFPVKPLVPYLGVVHDRGMLEVQRGCTRGCRFCQAGVIYRPVREKSPATLLQQASEIVKHTGYDEISLVSLSTADYSRVQEVVRSLLDQLGDMGVSVSLPSLRVDAFSVALAREVQRVRRASLTFAPEAGTQRLRNVINKGVTEEDLMEAVSAAFAAGWQAIKLYFMIGLPAETGEDLRGIAELARRVLARGRELGVPGNRLKVTVSASSFVPKSHTPFQWEPQVEMEELRRRQKTLRGLLKEKGLVFHWHEVETSFLEAVLARGDRRLDRVLEEAWRLGCRFDGWSECFDFDRWQEAFRMAGLDPAWYAYRRYAYDDLLPWDHIDAGVSRKYLVLEHKRAMEGKATPDCRTGRCPGCGLCPTLEIEPEVLDRAEGVSG; encoded by the coding sequence ATGTTCGAACTGGAACAGGTACTGCACCGGGTGCAAAAACCGGCCCGCTACGTGGGCGGGGAATGGAACGCCATATACAAGGACTGGGACAAAACTGCCGTAAAGGTGGCCTTTGCCTTTCCCGATGTATACGAGGTGGGCATGTCCCACCTTGGCTTGCAAATCCTTTATCATGTGGTGAACAGCCGGGAGGACGCGCTCATGGAGCGCACCTTCGCCCCCTGGGTGGATATGGAGCGGGAGATGCGCCGCCGGGGCATACCCCTCTTTACCCTGGAGTCCCACCGGCCCGTAAGGGATTTTGATATCCTGGCCTTTACCCTGCAATATGAAATGACTTTTACCAATATCTTAAATATGCTGAACCTTGCAGGTATTCCTTTGCGCAGCCACCAGCGGGGTCCGGAACATCCCCTGGTGATTGCCGGGGGGCCATGTGCCTTTAACCCTGAACCCCTGGCCGGTTTTATTGACCTGTTTGTAATCGGCGAGGGGGAAGAAGTTTTTCATGAACTGCTGGACCTGTACCTGGAGCTGGGCGGGCACCGGGCCGACCGCAGGCATTTTTTGCGCCGGGCGGCGGGAATTGCCGGTATTTATGTTCCTTCCCTGTACCGGGTGGAATATCATGCGGATGGAACAATTTCCGCCATTGAGCCCGCTGCCGACGGCGTGCCGCCAAAGGTGATCAAACGGGTCATCCGCAATTTCGACCGGGCTCCCTTTCCCGTGAAACCGCTGGTTCCTTACCTGGGTGTGGTTCATGACCGGGGTATGCTGGAGGTGCAGAGAGGGTGTACCCGGGGTTGTCGCTTTTGCCAGGCCGGGGTAATTTACCGGCCCGTACGGGAAAAAAGCCCGGCCACCCTGTTGCAACAGGCCAGTGAAATTGTCAAACATACGGGGTATGACGAGATCTCCCTGGTATCCCTGAGTACGGCCGACTACTCCCGGGTTCAGGAAGTGGTGCGCTCTTTGCTTGATCAATTGGGGGATATGGGGGTAAGCGTATCCCTGCCCTCGCTGCGGGTGGATGCCTTTTCCGTAGCCCTGGCCCGGGAAGTACAGCGGGTACGCCGGGCCAGCCTGACTTTTGCCCCCGAGGCCGGTACCCAGCGTCTGCGGAATGTGATCAATAAGGGCGTGACAGAAGAAGACCTCATGGAGGCGGTTTCGGCGGCTTTTGCCGCCGGTTGGCAGGCCATCAAGCTTTACTTCATGATCGGCTTGCCTGCGGAAACCGGAGAAGACCTCCGGGGCATCGCCGAACTGGCCCGGCGGGTGCTGGCCCGGGGAAGGGAACTGGGTGTGCCCGGGAACAGGTTAAAAGTAACGGTCAGCGCCTCCTCCTTTGTGCCCAAATCCCACACCCCGTTCCAGTGGGAGCCCCAGGTGGAAATGGAGGAACTGCGCCGCCGGCAAAAGACCCTGCGGGGATTGTTAAAGGAAAAAGGGCTGGTTTTCCACTGGCATGAGGTGGAAACCAGCTTCCTGGAGGCAGTTCTGGCCCGGGGAGACCGGCGCCTGGACCGGGTGCTGGAAGAGGCCTGGCGGTTGGGCTGCCGGTTTGACGGTTGGTCCGAGTGCTTTGACTTTGACAGGTGGCAGGAAGCATTTCGTATGGCCGGCCTGGATCCGGCCTGGTATGCTTACCGGCGTTATGCTTACGATGATCTTTTGCCCTGGGATCACATTGATGCCGGGGTGAGCAGGAAGTACCTGGTCCTGGAACACAAAAGGGCCATGGAGGGGAAGGCTACGCCCGACTGCCGTACCGGCAGGTGCCCGGGCTGCGGGCTCTGCCCCACCCTGGAAATCGAACCGGAAGTGCTGGACCGGGCAGAGGGTGTATCCGGATAA
- a CDS encoding M23 family metallopeptidase, with translation MLWNRRKRKYPTSEYPRTEDWPYRYSPSRGGRGNSWFWRGMVAMIIFAILLLARELPYPGGEQVREGLRYLLTTEWNYQPVVQKVVQLALQMVNVDQPFPEDIPPGTRQTLGPAGEDGRFQIPVSGKVVRGFGWLRDPLDDLERFHAGIDIAAPVGTPVKAAREGRVARVGEDPSLGRFVLLDHGEGDYTLYAGLTGIAVTSGQQVAAGQKLAEVGDKGDVAGGGLHFEVREKGRLIDPLMKLQF, from the coding sequence TTGCTTTGGAACAGGCGTAAAAGAAAATACCCTACCTCTGAATATCCACGTACCGAAGACTGGCCATACCGGTACTCCCCTTCCAGGGGGGGCCGGGGTAACAGCTGGTTCTGGCGGGGTATGGTGGCGATGATTATCTTTGCCATTCTGCTCCTGGCCCGGGAACTTCCCTATCCGGGAGGGGAACAGGTGCGGGAAGGCCTGCGCTACCTTTTGACCACCGAGTGGAACTATCAGCCCGTAGTACAAAAGGTGGTGCAACTGGCCCTGCAAATGGTTAACGTGGATCAGCCCTTCCCCGAAGATATACCCCCGGGCACCCGCCAGACCCTGGGTCCTGCCGGTGAAGATGGACGTTTCCAGATCCCCGTGTCGGGCAAGGTGGTACGGGGTTTCGGGTGGCTGCGGGATCCCCTGGACGATCTGGAACGTTTCCATGCAGGTATTGATATTGCAGCGCCAGTGGGTACGCCCGTGAAAGCGGCCCGGGAGGGCCGGGTGGCCAGGGTGGGAGAGGATCCTTCCCTGGGCCGGTTTGTGCTCCTGGATCACGGGGAGGGGGATTATACTTTATACGCCGGGTTGACCGGAATCGCCGTGACCTCCGGGCAGCAGGTGGCCGCGGGGCAAAAACTGGCTGAAGTGGGGGATAAGGGGGATGTGGCCGGCGGCGGTTTGCATTTTGAAGTGCGGGAAAAGGGAAGGTTGATCGATCCCCTGATGAAGTTGCAGTTTTGA
- a CDS encoding Spo0B domain-containing protein gives MELQSLLEFIRLQRHDFLNHLQVISGFIQMNKGEKAREYLLEVARELERLAKIIHLQVPEATAVFLAALAEAANLQVEVDYDIQCNLGDCSVPGAQVGTALETAFSLALSTLSSPGVAHPRLEISLQESKGCYTCRLVFPAVAPLEALKEKICAIDRILAGHGGRAEVVAVQQNGESFYEILLVFPAGSREPF, from the coding sequence ATGGAGCTACAGTCCCTGCTGGAATTTATTCGCCTGCAAAGGCACGATTTTCTCAACCATTTACAGGTAATCTCCGGGTTTATTCAAATGAATAAGGGGGAAAAGGCGCGGGAATATCTCCTGGAAGTGGCCCGGGAACTGGAGCGCCTGGCGAAAATCATCCATTTGCAGGTGCCCGAGGCCACCGCGGTATTCCTGGCGGCCCTCGCCGAGGCCGCCAATTTACAGGTGGAAGTAGACTACGACATTCAATGCAATCTGGGCGATTGTTCCGTTCCCGGGGCACAGGTGGGTACAGCCCTGGAAACAGCTTTTTCCCTTGCTTTGTCCACCCTCTCATCGCCCGGGGTTGCCCACCCCCGCCTGGAGATCAGCCTGCAGGAGTCAAAAGGGTGTTACACATGCCGTCTGGTTTTTCCGGCGGTGGCCCCCTTAGAAGCGCTAAAAGAGAAAATATGCGCCATAGATAGGATTCTCGCCGGTCATGGTGGCCGGGCAGAAGTGGTTGCGGTTCAGCAGAACGGCGAAAGTTTCTATGAAATTTTACTTGTTTTTCCCGCCGGGAGTCGTGAACCGTTTTAA
- a CDS encoding M50 family metallopeptidase, whose translation MRLGRIMGVDLYLNTFFLALLGLFFVAGILGKGLVAFAVVLLHELAHVACARYLGVLVTEVELLPFGGVTRMGSELVLDPVKEVYVAAAGPLCNVIMVLLGLAMKNYGLWHDELGPFFLQCNLLIAAFNLLPALPLDGGRVYRASLAGRMSIKEATYRAATLGQVFAVAVVLLGSLGLFLGFTGLDILFTGLFLFFAATRERGMAPYLFMGQLAGKKGEILRVGVLPVQSLIALEDVPLGKIVKPFLPQKFHLVLVLDRQWQYKGFLTEAQIIDGLLSHGVDLPVGRLPLHPL comes from the coding sequence ATGCGCCTGGGGCGAATCATGGGGGTGGATTTATACCTGAATACCTTTTTCCTGGCCCTTTTGGGCCTCTTCTTTGTGGCCGGCATCCTGGGCAAGGGGCTGGTGGCTTTTGCCGTAGTGCTACTTCATGAGCTTGCCCATGTGGCCTGCGCCCGGTATCTGGGCGTGCTGGTAACCGAAGTGGAACTGCTGCCCTTCGGCGGGGTCACCCGCATGGGCAGCGAACTGGTCCTGGATCCCGTCAAAGAAGTTTATGTGGCTGCGGCCGGACCGTTATGCAATGTGATTATGGTCCTTCTGGGCCTGGCCATGAAGAACTACGGTTTATGGCATGACGAACTGGGGCCTTTTTTTCTCCAGTGCAACTTGCTCATTGCCGCCTTCAATCTCCTGCCCGCCCTGCCCCTTGACGGCGGCCGGGTTTACCGCGCCAGCCTGGCCGGCCGGATGAGCATAAAGGAGGCCACCTACCGGGCGGCCACCCTGGGGCAGGTCTTTGCCGTGGCCGTGGTCCTGCTGGGATCCCTCGGGTTGTTCCTTGGTTTTACGGGTTTAGATATTTTGTTTACGGGGCTGTTTTTGTTTTTTGCCGCCACCCGGGAGCGGGGCATGGCCCCCTACCTGTTCATGGGTCAACTGGCCGGTAAAAAAGGAGAAATCCTGAGGGTCGGGGTGCTTCCCGTGCAATCGCTGATTGCCCTGGAAGACGTCCCCCTGGGCAAGATTGTCAAACCCTTTTTACCCCAGAAGTTTCACCTGGTGCTGGTTCTTGACCGTCAGTGGCAGTATAAAGGGTTTCTTACCGAAGCCCAGATTATCGATGGTTTGTTGAGCCACGGGGTGGACCTGCCCGTGGGCCGCCTGCCTTTGCACCCGCTTTAG